AATGAACACCTCTATGGGTAACTTCTGTCCTGTGGTCTGGAAGGTGACTTCTGTTCTTTGTTGATTGTTATGGTGCAGCTGGCAAGCAGTGGAAAAACCCTGGCTGGGAACTTGGGTCTCTGTGGTCAGTTTGGCTGACATCATAGCGAGGCCCTGGGGTTTGGGATTGTGTAGGTGGAGAGGGTCCACAAGAACAAAAACACTCCCCCACCCTTGAAGGACACACAAGGCGTGACGGGTGGCTTGCGCGCAAGAGCGCTTAGCTGTAACTACCACCCGTAGCCGCTCAGTGTGGGAGATGGGGCGTGGGGGGGCAAGACGTGTGCTTGGTGAGGGCTGTGCTGGGGATAGGAGCCTGGGAGGCTCTGTACAATCAAACACCAAGTTTTAAGATCACTTAGAACCACACAAACAGGGGAAGAGTGCCGGGAATTGAGTGTCTCCTCACGGGTGGGGACGGCGGAACCCAGTGGTCCCCCGCCTGGAACCTCACTCAGCAGAAGCTCAAGGACTGACTCCTGAGAGCTGAGCATGGGCGTCTTTCCTCTGGCTGCGATTATCTGATCACTGATGCTTCTTCATCTACGATTCAGGAAGTGCTTATCTTACAGAGCTCGTACCATTACCACTGGCTTTCGGACCTGGATACCTACTGAAGTTCGACCATTCTTGACGGTTTAAAATAAGCTGTGTGAACGAACCCTCTTCTGCTTGTCAAAAAGAAGAAGCGGTTGTTTCAAGATGATGGTTTTCCATATGTGCAGGGTTATCAACGTCATCATAGTCATCTTCAGGCTCAATATAGCTTGGGACGGCCATTGTCTTCTTATTTCTAACTTTAGGTACTGATGCGTATGCAGCTGGTGGCCGACTTGGGGTTTCCTGTGGGGCTAGAATACACAAAAAGGTATTAAATGCAAAGCTattgtgtgtttatatatttttgaccaAGTGGCTCTGCATGATTTTCATGGGTTTCGGTGATCCTCCCACTTCTTGGTGGACcagatccccattttacagagaaaactaAAGCCCAGACATGACACAGTCTCAGGCTCACCCAAGTGAGTAAGTGGCAAATATTGGTCAGACATCTTGACTCCCATGTCTCTTTGCTTGACTGCACTGCAGTAGGAACCATGAAACAAGTTTAGACAAGAAGCTGACCAGAGCTAGTAGCCAAATGAGTAGTGTTGTGTTTATAGATACTAATTCTCATAAGGAAGTGATACAAACCGTATTTCCTTTTGGGCACATCCCTCACAGTGACTTACACTGCTTTCCATAACTATCTATAATTGCTCATGTCCACAATCCCTCTGCTAAGAAGGAGGTGGGCAGTGGTGTTTTCAAAAGGTGGAATTAGTGGAGGATGGGTACATAGCAAATGGACTGAAGTGGTAGGAAAAAGATAGTGAAACAGCTCAGCTCCACCTTTGGTGGGGCCTGGAACTGCCTCACCGCAATCTCATCTTTTCCTAAGAGAACCTGAAAAACAAGCACCATTTCATTTCACACAAAGTTCTGCAGTTAGATCCAAGTTCATCTTCAGGGTCCAGCAGTCACTAGCTGTGTGGCCGTGAGTAGGtcgcttaacttctctgtgcctcagtgtcctcttcTGTCAGAGGGACATAATAATGTACCTGCCTCATAGAggtgttgagaggattaaatgagatagtacctATAAAGTGCCTAGCATGGGACCTGACACACAGTGCctgatcaataaatgttagctaatattattatttatccattcagttaaaacattttcatccatTATCTACTAagctccaggcactgttcttagtGGTGGGTaaacagtggtgaacaagacaaGAAAGGCACCTATTTCCTAGAGTTTATATTATAATGGAGGAGATAGataatgaacaaatgaaggatAACTAAATAAGCCCATTTAGGATTATTGCCATAAGCCTCATAAGGAGAATTAGCAGGATTTCTTTATATAGGGTGGTCAGGAATGGCCTCTCTGAGgtggtgacatttgaactgaCACCTGAAAGGTGTGGTAAAGCCAGCTCTGTATACAGCTTAAGGAAGAACACTCCAGTCAAGGGAACCAGGCAGAGTTTTTCTGATAGGACATCTGAGAGGCCCAGTGTTCCTTTATACCCATGCTGCAGGCTGGAATTTGAATATGAACTCACACATTGAATACTGGAAGCATTGGTACTTATTCTGCCCCCTTAAAACTTAGTTCATCCCTTTAAAACAGGTTGCTGCCATCTGCAAATTCCagtgttatagactgaatgtgtgtgtccccacaaaattcatatggtGAAGCTCTAACCACCAGTGTGGTTGTATTTAGAGATGgggcctctaaggaagtaattaaggttaaataaggtcataagggtggggccctgatccaatagtattagtgtccttataagaagagacaccagagagctctctcccctccatgtgaggacacagggagaaggcagccatctgcaagcctgGAAGAGTCCTCACCAGAAGCCAGattggctggcaccttgatcttggacttctagcctccagaactgtgagaaaattactGCTGTTTAAGCCACATTGTCCACGTTATTGTTTTATGGGTAGCCCAAGCTGACTAAACATCAAGATAAATTTATTATTCTACCCTGAATGAGACTGTTATCAGCAAAATACACTCACAGGCAACTTCTGGAGAAAGCACACccctgggtggcagagggggtaaTTGAACTGAGAATTGATTGGTAACATTcctggaagagaggaagaagaggagtcaGTGTTTGGTTTTGATCACGCCtactgatttaaaagaaaacgTCAAGGAAAGTGGATAGAGTTGAACATTCAAATCTTGGTCCCTgaaaactggaagcatttccttccctttctaggTCTTGTATCCCATTTGTAACTGGCACTCTAAAGAAACCATTTCCTTTAGCCCAGGGACCAGCTGGATTTGAGGGAAGGGAGTTGAAGTACTATAACTTAGAGCTCATCTTCCTGTGTTCATCTGAGCTGGATTAGAAGGGGGAGGTAAGCACCAGGTGTATTttgatttgaaaaacaaatgtacTCCTAACGCTAAATGTACACATACCATGTGACAGCAATAATGGGTATATATCCTGCTGATCACCAAAAGATACATTATAGAATGTTCATCGCAGcgttattcataacagccccaaactgcacgctacccaaatgcccatcagcagtagaatggataaattcaTCATGGTTCACTCCCACAGTGGAATACTCTATGGCAATAAGAATGAacaatctagggcttccctggtggcgcagtggttgagagtccgcctgccgatgcaggggacacgggttcgtgccccggtccgggaagatcccacatgcagtggcacggctgggcccgtgagccatggccgctgagcctgcgcgtccggagcctgtgctctgcgacgggagaggccacagcagagaaaggcctgcgtaccacaaaaaaaaaaaaaaaaaaaaaaaggaacaatctGCGACTACACACAATGAATCTCACAAAAAAAGGCTGAGCAGAAGAAGCTAAACACCAATAACACATACTGtctaattccatgtatatgaagcataaaaaacaaggaaaaacgaGGCTATACTATTTCAGGTAGTGGTTATCCTTGGGGTTTAATGGCTGAAAGGGAATATATGGGGCTGAGGAGCTGGTAattttgtttcttgatctgggtgtcACCTACCGGCTCTGTTCAGTTTGTGGAAATTCACTGAGTTGTACCCTTACCATGTGTACTTTTCTGTTTATATTATACTTCAGTAAGAAGTTTTAATAAAAAGATAGATTCCAAGAAAGTTTCCTTACCCAGACCCCCCATCCCCTCTGTGTACTCTGATTTCCAAACTGGTACTAGATTCTTCTGAGCTGAGTTTTGGCCTCCTGTATGTGCTTAAGTCCCCTGGAATGCAGAAGCGTTGCTGGGGTGAGTGGAGAAGGGGACATGTGGCTAGAGTGC
This sequence is a window from Pseudorca crassidens isolate mPseCra1 chromosome 19, mPseCra1.hap1, whole genome shotgun sequence. Protein-coding genes within it:
- the SCIMP gene encoding SLP adapter and CSK-interacting membrane protein; its protein translation is MAMDWWRDNFWIILAVAIIVVCVGLSIFLFCVCRCLFRQGKKLEIAKPLKQKQRDEETMYENVTNQFSVQLPPLPPRGVLSPEVASPQETPSRPPAAYASVPKVRNKKTMAVPSYIEPEDDYDDVDNPAHMENHHLETTASSF